TCATCATCCTCAAGAGCTAGGATAATGCAATTAAGACTGGAACTACAGTCCATGAAGAAAGGATCTATGACTATGATAGATTATATCATGAAAGTTAAGGCAGCTGCAGATAGCCTAGCTGCCATTGGAGAACCAGTTTCTGAGCAGGATCAAGTTATGAATCTCCTTGGAGGTCTTGGATCAGACTACAATGCAGTAGTCACTGCAATTAACATTAGAGATGACAAAATCTCTATTGAAGCTGTTCATAGCATGCTTCTAGCCTTCGAACAACGTCTTGAGCAACAAAGCTCAATAGAACAAATTTCGAACATAACTGCCAATTATGCATCCTCCTCTGGCAACAGAAGCAATGGCAGAACATACACTGTAAATCGAGGCCAGCATTACACTCCTAACACCAATAACTACAGAGGTCGCAATAGAGGAGGAAGATATCGACAAATTGGAAGGTATAGTTCGAACAATTCTAAAATTGGAAGGTATAGTTCGAACAATTCTGAGAAACCACAATGCCAGCTATGTGGAAAGTTTGGGCATACAGCTCAGGCCTGTTATCACAGATTTGATATCTCCTATCAAAGTCCTCAGAACAGTGGAAATTCTTCTCCCATCCCTGGTAATCAAACCTCTATTCCTGCTATGGTAGCCTCTTCTAATAATGTTGCAGATGATCCTTGGTACcttgactctggcgccagtcaTCACCTAACTCAGAATGAAGAGAATCTCATTGATTCCTCAGCTTACAATGGGAAAGATAAGATTACAGTTGGAAATGGTAAGCATCTCACCATTTCCAACACTGGCTCCACATGTCTACTTACAAATTCTCATGATTTTCAACTCAAGAAAGTTTATCATGTCCCATTTATCTCAGCCAACTTAATCAGTGTTGCTAAGTTCTGCTCAGACAATAATGCATTAATTGAGTTTCGGTCTAATAGCTTCTTTGTGAAGGATCTACATACAATGGAGGTGCTTGCTCGCGGCAGACTTGAGAATGGCCTTTATCGATTTCCAGTATTGAAGAACAAGAAATTAGCTTATGTTGGTGTTCATAAGCCTTCTGCTTTTCATTCATTTCATTCTCGTCCAGTGGATAATAAGGTGGTGTTATGGCATCACAGACTAGGACATGTTACTACTGAGATTGTAACTAAAGTTCTGCAACGTTGTAATATTTCTTGTGGAAGAAATAAAGCTACTGTGTGTTCTCCCTGTCAACTTGCTAAAAGCCATAGATTGCCCACTAATCTCTCATTTTCTCGAGCATCCAAACCACTGGAACTTGTTCACACGGACATCTGGGGACCTGCTTCTGTCAAAGCCACATCTGGTGCtaaatatttcatcttgttcCTAGATGACTACTCCAGATATACTTGGTTCTACCCTTTACACACAAAGGATCAAGCCCTGCCTACATTTAAGCAGTTTAAACTGCAAGTTGAGAATCAATTTGAGACTAGAATCAAGTGCATACAGTCTGATAATGGTGGTGAGTTCAAGTGTTTCGTGACTTTCCTTCAACAGTCTGGCATTCTCCATCGTTTCTCTTGTCCCTACAACTCAGCACAAAATGGCAGAGTTGAGCGAAAGCATAGGCATGTGGTCGAGACTGGGTTAGCATTGTTGGCTCATGCAGCTTTACCAATGTCCTTTTGGCAATATGCTTTCCAGACAGCTACTTTTCTCATCAATCGAATGCCTAGCCAGGTACTCAGTCATGCCTCACCATTTTTTACTCTATTTCACAAAGAACCAGATTATAAACTTCTTAAAGTATTTGGTTGTTTGTGTTATCCATTCATTCGACCATACAATCACCACAAATTGCAGTATAGATCTGTCCAGTGCACTTTTCTTGGCTATAGTCTCACTCACAAAGGCTATTTATGCCTTGATGCTACCACTGGCCGGGTATATATTACTCCTCATGTTGTGTTTGATGAACACAAATTTCCTCTGGCTCAATCTTCTTTCTCAGCACCTGATGTCTCAGATGAAGTTTTTTCCCCAGCCATCATAAACACTCCAATTCCAGACATTCCTCCACTCACACCTTCTATTTTGCCAGACATTAATCCCAGTTCCAATTCCACAAGCAGTTCTGCACCTACTCCTACTTCTAGTATTTCTCCTGAGTTGCTTGATACTACtccttcttctacttcttctccAATTCCCCGCATGACCACAAGACTAATGCGTGGTATCACCAGGAAGAAGCCTATTTTTGATCTCTCTGCTGTAAAAGTCTCAGAACCGACTACTCTTAAACAAGCTCTCACTAATCCACACTGGACTCAAGCTATGGATCTGGAAATGGCTGCATTACATCACAATCACACATGGGATCTTGTTCCACAGCCTTTAGATGTTAATATCATTGGTTGTAAGTGGGTATACAAGCTCAAACACAAGTCTGATGGGAGCATAGACAGGTATAAAGCCAGGCTTGTGGCTAAAGGGTATAATCAAACTCATGGTCTTGATTACTTTGAAACTTTTAGCCCTGTTGTTAAATCTGCGACTATTCGAATTATTCTGACTCTTGCTCTCAGTTTCAAGTGGGAGCTGCGTCAACTTGATGTGCAAAATGCATTTCTCAATGGTGATCTTCAGGAGCAGGTGTTCATGGTTCAGCCTCCTGGTTATGTTGACATTAACTTTCCTCACAAAGTGTGTAGGTTGAACAAAGCCATCTATGGCCTGAAACAAGCCCCACGGGCATGGTTTCAACGCCTCAGTTCTACTCTTCTCCAATGGGGTTTCCACAGTTCCAGAACTGACAGTTCCATGTTCATTCACTTTGGCCATTCCTCCACTCTCATTGTTCTTATCTATGTAGATGATATCATCATCACTGGCAGTTCATCCACACAGATCTCCTCACTCATTGCTAAACTCAATTCTGTGTTTGCATTAAGAGATTTAGGCAAGCTATCCTATTTTCTTGGGCTTGAGGTTACTTATCATAATGACTCCATCACCCTCAGTCAGAGCAAATATGTTGTTGATCTTCTTCATCGCACTGCCATGTTCGATACCAAGCCAGCACCCACACCTGGTGCGGTTGGGAAGAACTTATCCAAATTTGATGGTGCTCCTCTACCTGATGCTACTCACTATCGCAGTGTTGTAGGTGCTCTTCAGTACCTAACCATGACCAGGCCTGACATTGCCTTTGCTGTTAACAAGGCATGTCAATTCATGCAACAGCCCACTTCTGCTCACTGGTTTTCTGTTAAAAGAATCCTTCGTTACCTTAAGGGTACTTTGCATGATGGCTTACTATTGAATCCCTCCAGTCACTTGACATTAGAAGGTTTCAGTGATGCTGATTGGGGAGGCCAGCCGGATGATCGACGCAGTACCAGTGGCTATCTGGTTTATCTAGGTGGCAACCTAGTCTCCTGGTCTTCTTCTAAACAAAAAGTGGTATCACGAAGCAGTGCAGAGTCTGGATATCGTGGTCTTGCTTTTGCTACTGCTGAAATCATTTGGATGCAAGCTCTGCTGAAAGAACTATGTGTTCATCTTCCTGTTATTCCTCTTCTTTGGTATGATAACCTCAGTGCTTATCATCTGGCCAAAAATCTCGTGTTTCATGCTAGAACCAAGCACATCGAAATTGATGTTCATTTCATCCGTGATCAAGTCACTCAGGGTAAGCTTCAGTTGCAATTTGTTCCTACTGCAGAACAACCGGCTGATCTCCTGACAAAGCATCTTACAAGTTCAAAGTTCTTATCTCTCAAAACTCAGCTGTGTATCATTCCCAGAccttttcacttgaggggggaTGATAAGCCAGGTCATCAGCCTTGAATCTGTTCTCCATCGTTAGCAGTAGAGTAGCAGTAGATGAATAGAATCAGTTATAACTGAATATCTGTTATAACAGTTATAACAGATATTCAGTTACAACAGCTGGCACACGTAACTGCCTTTCAGTTACACCAGCTGTTGTTAACATTAAGCAATGTAATGCATGTATAAATAGTGGCTCTCCTGTGACTGCTAAGAATGCGAAAAATAATATACAGAGAGATTGCATCAGCTTCATCTTGCTTATCACTTTTATCTCccccaataaaatatattttatcctttttatatttgcttccttttcttcttcttttttgtagtCTAGGATGCTAGATGttgatcattgaaaaaaaagaggtttagTATTTGaggtaaaatttataatattagattaatttataagCTCTAACTAAGGCTAAGGTTTATGGTGTAATCAAGTGTATGAAATTCAACATGGTTATTATTTcatgagttttttgttttctaattttagcAATTAAgatacaattttttatatataataaaactaaatctaaaacaacatggttttaaaaaaatatattaaaaagaagcAAACCAGGTTTCAACTGGATTAACTAAGATTACAAGTGAATTTATCAAATCTACCACATTCGATTGGATCAACTCCCATCCAAATTGAACTAAGTTTTGGATCACCGAATTCAAGATTATTAACATTGTTAAAAAACTGTTTCCTAGACAGTGGAAGTTATTTTAACCCAAGTTTTATGTATctatttcctcacaaaatatgaaaaaaggttAGTCCATAAGCAATATAATTAGTTGAGACACATGATTAGATTTTCCAGCCAAGAAGGGGACCTTCAGATTACATGGAGGACAGCAATTATGATGCAAGAGCTGGAAGCAGAAGAGGGAATCGAGTTTGTGTTGTCACCTTGTAGATTGTCCATACCCAAAATTACCATTTCTATGATAGGCTAGCTTCATGGGGCCAGAATTGAATTCCTGACAGTAACCTGTAACCTATTGTACCCAATGTCATCAATGTCTTGTGCATGATTATGATAAGAAGATGGGAAATGGTATGTCCAATCTTTTTCATTCACAGTTGAGAAAATAATGAGAAAGAAATGGAGTTAGGTGAAGTTGGTTTTGAAAAGGGAGCTGAGCTGCATGCCTTCCTATCTCTGTATTATCTGCACATTCAACCCAATATGGCCTCTAGCTCGTTGCCGTCATGTTAGGTTTTGCTACTCACCTATACTGGAAAAAGCAGGAACTCTGACGTTGAAGATTACAATTTCACAAAACTTGTGAGACTTTATATGTTTGTATATATTAAGAGTTCTGTGAAAATGATTCGATCCCCAGGTTTAGTTGAACAAACTGTTCTATGATgaccaaaaaggaaaaaacttgcCAAGAAGTTGAGTTGATTAGGGTTTGCAACTTAATCTTGAATGTTTTGATCTTGACACTTGGGGATGTCAAATCTGGATTTCCATTAGGTGGAGATTGGGGGAAAGGATGGTttagaattgaaaaggatttatctttcattgtttaaaattctaaaatccaatcaaaaaagaatttaatcatGATACAAAGAACAAAATACAAATCTTGAAGTTTGATGTTACCCTCTCTCTTCTTAGTAGCTGTTGTTGTTGTGGTGGCTAGGGCAACTGGGCAAAGACTGAATTCAGAAGCATTTTGTCTTTTCCTAGCTTTGTAGATATGAATACTGCTACTATTAAGCAAAAATTCCATTCATAATGTAACCCTTTCTTTGCCATTAATATATGATTTccttcatgaaaaaaaagaccAGACAAAAAatatcacttgttttttttttcccttctcttcTTATAATCTCTCTTGCACTGGACACTAGAGCTAGGCTAAGTCGCTGTCTGGCAACTTGCACTTTGTGCAGTTACAGAATTGCAATAATGAATTGCTGCTACCACCTCTGAGAAGCCATCTAACAATTCAATGCTATAGACATGGCCAGTGTGCTAACATGTCATTATTTGTTCTAATCCTATTCAAGAACTGACCTGGAAAAGGGTTTGTGTTGTTAGGTCACTAGATAAACTACTTTTATTAAAACAGCGGTAATCTGGCTTGGTTTGGACAGGTCAACAGATCAACTAGAAACCCGGCTTGAGCGGGGCTCTAAGCTTTGAGTTTTTCAAATCAACTCGCCGGGTCAGACTAGGTTTTACAACTATACTATAAATAGATACCATAAAGGTGTAACTCAAGGTAGAAAACGCTAGACACCAATTCAATGTGGTTGTGGTTCCCCTAGTTATTAGTTCAGTAACTGAAGGTTGTCTGTCAAAAGACTgatagaagacaaaaaaaacgcTACAGAGTGCAGCTGGGGGGATTCAGCTTCCACACCATGATAGAAACTATCTTCTTTCTCGGTTGAAGTCTTAGCATCTTCGGATTAATCTTCGCATACTGAGACAAGTCTCTTCCCAATAAGGTTCTAGACATGCTATCCATGCTCATACTAGTGCATTTTACAGTAAATTTCTTTCTCGAGGCCTCATTTTAGATTTGAACCCTAGTTGATAAAGTAAAGAGCAAACCCACTCGTAGCCTAATCTGAGGGAAGCTCCCAAATACATATGTAAACGAGTCTGCAGCATTATTTTGATTCAATACATCAGTTTAAACAGAACTCATGCAATTTTCCCCTCTCTAGCATACGCACTGATTATTCTTAAGAAATATGTACTATCATAATAAGGATACATTCATCTTAAAAACTGTAAATTTCTCCATAGCATTTCAACAATATCTCCTTTCCCTGCCCTTCTGTTTGCTAGGTCTCAGAAGTGTTTTTAGCTGCGTGAAACATGATGAAATTGGTCCTTAAAACTTTTTCACCTGAACTAGTGCTCCATTCTTGTTTCCAGATTCAAGCATTGCGTCTAAAACTGCAACATCTCTGGCTCCTTCAATAAAAGAGAGTCGAGGCTCAACTTCGTAGCTACTTCCCTTCTGTGACAGATAAAAAGGTATTTAATTGAATGCATCAGTTAAAGCAAGTAGCATTCTAGCAgaatcattaaattttaattcctGTTTAGTTAAAGAAATGGAAGTTTTAGTAATCTAACAACAGTTACCCGAGAGATCAGGCTGTTGTTGACGAAAGAAGGCAACAAGGGTTAATAAATGAACAGTAAGCTCTGAATTTCCAACTAACAGAATGTTTTTTTGTCAATCAAATGAGTCAAATTCCTCTAATGTCGAACAAAACAACCGAACTGAAGGTAATCTCCACTCAAAGCACATTAAgactaataataaaaagctaAATGTGAAGGCTACCATGCTTATGGTTTATGTCTGAAGCGAACCGTGACAATGCACGCAGGAGCTTGTCATCTTATATTACCTTAAGGTTGGCCTGTGAAATGTCATGTAAAAATGCCTTCAGTTCAGCGGTCACTCCACTAAATGGGTAGAAGTTGCTTTTACAGTGTCCACCAGCTCCATAAAAAGAAATCTGCCACAGCATTGTAAGATATCAAATGAAGGTTACTTCTCAAATATAAATGCTACAAGTTAAAGGTaagaaatcaattattttgaaatttaaaatttaggtaGATAGCTCAAACAAACTAAGATTCCAAGACTTTTGCAGCCGATGAAGATCTAATTGACTACAACATATTGGGTTTTGGCATACCGTGTAACCATGCTGTCCATCTTGGTTTCCACGCCCAATTTCCACTGTTCCGTTTATGCCAACAATTCTCCATAATATCTAAACGATtaaaagaaatgagaaagaaTAACTTATTTATCAAGAAGTTTGAAGTAAAACTATCAATTTACCACTTGCCTTGGGTGATTTGGAGGATACAACCATTGCAAAAACTCCAGAACATCCATTCTCCAGGTGACTAAAATAGGAAAAGTTCATGCAGTGACTTTTATGCTTCCAACAGTATCAGGAAATGATTTGGTTGAAAATCAACTTCATGCATAAGAAACTTACAAAACTGAGGATATGTTATCGGGCGGAGGCAAAGTTGTATCCACATGAGAGGTCATAGCTGACACTGATGTCACCTCACATCCAACAAGCTGTTCAATAGAATAGAAATGCATAATTTAGAGGTCAAAGCTGGATCTCAGAGGGCAATAAATAGTGATTAACATGCAAGCCTAATACCCATTTTAAAAAGCTTAGGTGGCCTCAATTATACAAGTTCTGATTAACATGCAAGCCTAATACCCGTTTAACAAGGCTTAGGTGGCCTCAATTATACAAGCTCTATTTACACAGAGAAATACTACTGATATAACATTTGTGGTGTGTCCAGAATTAAAAGCATGCAAAGGATATAAGAACTTATTCTTGATATAGGAACAAGATTTTGGAAAACTATAATTGTGTGAATGACTTAACTCTAGGACAAAATTAACTGCAACAGTGTTAAAATGGAGGAATGAGAAGTTAGAGATAAAGAAGTGGAAGGAGAAGTGCCATTAACAATAAAACTGTAGTGTTATACATTGCTAGCGCAAAATTCAGAAGACCGTATGAAGTCtgtgatattttataaaaaatatacactgAGGTATATTTAAAATGAGAGATTACCATTCTCAGTCCTGCAATGAAGTGCACTCCCATATCTAGAATGAAACCCCCCTGCCAAAACAGAAGATGCACTGGTCAATAATAGCAACGGTAAATGGCTCAAGTATGGTAAATCAACTAGTAAACGAGCATCTCATATCTAGAAAGATAAAACTACTCCTCTCATATTTCAGGGTATATTTCTCGATTATAATATAGATAAGTAGCTTGGGCCATAGAAGCTGAAAACATATGCAAATTAACAAATGCTTTTAAGAATCAGTAAAAAATTCTGAGTAATATAACTCAGTTATATTATCAGCACAAACCGTGTAATTCCGCCGCCAAGAGCTTGAGAAGTAAGGGTTTGCACTATTCATTGATGCTTCAATTATAAGTTGGACGCTCATCATTTTCCCAATATCAGCCAATAATTTCTTGCTCTGTGAAAGCAATAGCAAGTATATTGGAACGTACAGTATCTTACTATCTTGAACATCAACTCAAATCAGATATTTGAAACAATTACCTCTACAAGTGCAGGTTCAAACCTATAGTTCTCTGCCACAGCCCAAATTGGATAGCCAGGTGAATTTGCACAGATAGATTTGTAGCTTGACAGGCTGGTTTCTATTTCACTAATAGCTGCATTGTCCAACCATTATCCGAATGCACACAAACTCAAACTTCATGAGCATATTGTATGCATAAAAGTGTTCATCTTGAACAGGGACTGCTAATGAGTATGTTTTGGGTCGGAGATTTCTTTCAACAGTGGAAAAGCTTACTACTGATAGATGCAAGCAATCCTAGTGCGATGGGTGAATATGGGACTTTGTTTGACTGGAGTTAACTTTCTTGCAAACAAAAGTTCTAGCAGTCTTCCTCATCAATCTATGGTGGGCAGATAAGATACTAATTATGTATAGTTCAGAAGGAAAAGAGAGTCACATTAATAATAGAAGCATATTTTCTTGTCCAAAACAATGCCACTATCCAGTTATGATCCTGCCAAACtgaatataatcaaataatgaCTGTTTGGACAAATCTATTTGTGTGAACTCTGCTCTCAAGACATGATTGGCCTTTGTGGTTTGAAGCAAGGATGGCCCCTGtatatattcttataaaaaaataacacaataatCTGATCGATTATTGGTATGATCAGACTCACACATCAATCTCAACAATAAATGACTTCATATCTCTTTTATCACCTACTCCTTATTGCAAAATTCACAGTtacattttatcttttcttcgtACTGTTTCACTACTgactaaaaaaatgaagaactaTTCCTAGTGCCACTATATCAATTTGTAATatgtaaattaaattcaatagcATGAAAAGAGTTTCTATGCAAGAGAATCTATATGTGCAAGAGTTTTTAAACCTGCAAAAATTCCACATAAATTTAATCTAGTGGGATGATTTCTATTCCTAAATATCAAGGAGAGGCTACAAACAACCAGAAAACGTTGTAGTTTACTTACAAGATGCCGCTGGTTTCTCTTCAGATCATCCAAGTTATTCAAGAATTGCAGATGACAtgccaaaataaaagaagattaaGAACATTGCACAAATGACAAATATAAATACAACAgcaatatcaacaaaaaattcaCCAGTAAATTatccatctttatttattattcaactttttttagattgtttttggttaaaatttggGAATGTCTTAGGAAACAACCCACATCAATCTGAACTAACAAATGCCTTCATTTTGCGACTAAGAGCGTATATTACCTTGGAGGACATGCTTCCCTGCCTTCAGTAGCTTTAGTGACATATCAACCTGCATGAATTAGTTTATGTAAGTGAAAAATTTACTGAAAACATAACATGTCAAAGCAAAGCAAATTCCTTAAAAGAGATGGAACATATAAGATGACATCCAAACTGAAATCACAGGATAGTCTGTTGAGAAAATTTCTCTAAACACGGCCAAAGCTCATCGCCAGACTCCAGTACATACATTTATCATTTGCCATGTTGCCTGCCCAATTTCTGAATTACATTTTAGCTTTGCACTAAGCTTATACTGACAAAATGACTAACAGATAGGCTCCTTCTCGAAATTATTTATAACCAGCAATGAATTCGATCATTAAGAGTCAGATTCTTGATTCAGAACTAGAAAATTCAGCAACCAACGCATGGAAATGCAACAAACAAGAGCACCATGGTAGCTATGATTTTACAGTTTCTTGTTAAAATTGTTAAGAAAAATCTAAGATCACTTAGTGGCAGCCATATCAAGAAAGATTGTAATCCTTATCACCATAAAATAATCAACATttgaataaagaaacaaaactgATGACACACCTGATATTGTGCAGCAAGAACCACAGCAACACCAAGAATTGACTCATCTTGAATGATCTCATCAAGACCCTTATCACCCCACTTGCATTCCACACCAGGAAAATGCTCCTTTGCTACCTCCACTGCTTCTCTTGCAGATTCCTGaacatgtaaataaatatataagcaaGAAAGATAATCAAGAAATGAAATGAGTAATGGGCAATGAATCACCTCAGAGCGACTCCAGATGGATTTAAGAACAAAAAGATGAGAGATCTCAGCTAGTCTTGGAATGTATTGAGTCTTGACAAAGATGCCAGCTCCAAGAACGGATATCTGGGGAAGTTGGTTTGCCATTTCTTGAAAATCTTGGAAATGGGTTCTTTATGAGAGtgatatt
This region of Populus alba chromosome 3, ASM523922v2, whole genome shotgun sequence genomic DNA includes:
- the LOC118028443 gene encoding dehydrogenase FPY6 isoform X2 — its product is MANQLPQISVLGAGIFVKTQYIPRLAEISHLFVLKSIWSRSEESAREAVEVAKEHFPGVECKWGDKGLDEIIQDESILGVAVVLAAQYQVDMSLKLLKAGKHVLQEKPAASSISEIETSLSSYKSICANSPGYPIWAVAENYRFEPALVESKKLLADIGKMMSVQLIIEASMNSANPYFSSSWRRNYTGGFILDMGVHFIAGLRMLVGCEVTSVSAMTSHVDTTLPPPDNISSVFHLENGCSGVFAMVVSSKSPKILWRIVGINGTVEIGRGNQDGQHGYTISFYGAGGHCKSNFYPFSGVTAELKAFLHDISQANLKGSSYEVEPRLSFIEGARDVAVLDAMLESGNKNGALVQVKKF
- the LOC118028443 gene encoding dehydrogenase FPY6 isoform X1, which codes for MANQLPQISVLGAGIFVKTQYIPRLAEISHLFVLKSIWSRSEESAREAVEVAKEHFPGVECKWGDKGLDEIIQDESILGVAVVLAAQYQVDMSLKLLKAGKHVLQEKPAASSISEIETSLSSYKSICANSPGYPIWAVAENYRFEPALVESKKLLADIGKMMSVQLIIEASMNSANPYFSSSWRRNYTGGFILDMGVHFIAGLRMLVGCEVTSVSAMTSHVDTTLPPPDNISSVFHLENGCSGVFAMVVSSKSPKILWRIVGINGTVEIGRGNQDGQHGYTISFYGAGGHCKSNFYPFSGVTAELKAFLHDISQANLKKGSSYEVEPRLSFIEGARDVAVLDAMLESGNKNGALVQVKKF